The Vicugna pacos unplaced genomic scaffold, VicPac4 scaffold_104, whole genome shotgun sequence sequence caccgtagctgaagcccaacaccccccaggcccccatggttgccgtggagggagaacaagcctggcaggcgacctaggggtcccactactgtgtccttcccttgtcttcgttccctttcaccccggaaggtgtgattgtctcgtgtcatggtggcctccacaatgtccctcccggtaatctctcttctccatcaggtggggttcccaaccccgctcagccttctctgcatggatgctgaaggaccaggcccacctgaagttctgagctcgagcagtaaggtggaaacaaagaaaccaatggaaaaaagaagcaagtgattgtggcaaagctccccaccacagagaagctgccctgagtggaagggagagtgtgggcatgcccgtttgtttcctatctcccagtgctcttagctttcttattgcctacctgcatggttacaacaaaatgatctgcaaaactgaaaatatttactctctcgcttttacagaaaaggctggccagcctctggtccggtaccaggcaagagattggagttcctttccagtttggaaacatcttggcaggcccaggtttgcaaaggtctttaagagtagttacggagttttgcttttaaacttttttacggctgtatatacttgtgagatgtggttgtgatgtataattctgagccgggattttctcaaactgtttctcacttcttataccagacattcctaaattccaagtggaactgcatattaaggaagccatggaatttagcaaaaggatacagatctcatttccttttaagcatcggtgtacctccatcatggcagtatttgttatgtgttattgataggggaactaagtagtaaacagattaatagaaaataggggattttaggtacacaggttcatcttttcaacattgtttgtaatatttgcagtttaagatgaccattcctgagaaacaggcagcctcttagaatgaaatagcatttcctctgaaccataattaatttttattttgtagacagcaggaagggtaataacacgtcacacatttggggacgtcaaagagaaaatgtaactttctgggagctcactcccccgcctccccctgccctttttactgtcccattctccctggaaggctctttcttatcttctgctcatggctccagtaactctttcttcctccttgttcctcagctggtaaggttagttttctactttgaacaagcaaacaagccaacagaagagaaatttcacaagcaactcccagcacatccgctcgccttctgatgtctgtgacctcactctcggtgccccaccgcttattaaaagtggcatcgaaagccagttcctccaaaagtccccgaggccccatccctcccatcttctctgggttgtcactcccaaaaccatcctctctttcactgcctcatctattttgttctcctgctagttggcaccatcagtatataaacgtccatcctcttaaaccaacagcactccttgaccctaattcacccccaccaattgccaccctgtgtctttgcagcaaatctttaaggagttgtttaaactcactgtctgcatcttctcttgagccatccccttttacacccattctggcttttcgcctgatccctcgctctatggaaactgccctgtcaaggccatcagtgaccccatgttgctaaatatagtggtcaattttgactcctcatcatgcttggcccctcggcagcatttgacccagctcttccatccctcctaccccgtgttcctgcttcactcaacccccagcccatctctctgtctgtttctgcttttggcctgctggctggtcctttgccaatgtctcctgttttttccaaacatatactgtgggtgttccccagggtgggttcctgggcctctcctctctctctctgctattcctttggtggaagcaacccagccttggaaattggcatgccatcaatttctcgatttctccaaaattccctgatttcccctttccatctgagcctttatccctgagactcacatcacattcttttcctttcattcatcttgctttcacattcatacatatgttctactatgaaattacttttccaaattttgaatcagtacatatatatcatgtaaaatgctcaaatatgtattatttccactaagatgctaattctaccttagaacatttctgcacttctgtatttatgtgaataaagcgaatagtatttctacaagcctcatagttaaacactgttagtttggggctattatgtaacatgaaataatggtacatcaacatagtcgtttttcatttatttttatgtaacaccgagatgaggtttttgccctgaagactggttttattgaaattttacctacgttacggacagtcagtttatgtgaaagccctcatttctcccctttttgatatatgctccatttggctatatataacatataacttggcatgaaacaaaattcccaaatcattcacataatacaattaatatgtttaattatattttttaaatgttaaaaagaaaaagaaaacagattcctctacctattaggcacttctgtggcaatatgtaacacaccccttaaccatgacattgaagaactgagctgataccagcccctttccacctgctcagccccaccttttcccatcccctttcccatccggagaggacatccctcccattgtccaggcccagatgttggaaccatgtcctttctctctctttcttttacactcacagacagcaaatccagcttgttagaaaattctggatattctgtcttaattaaatacctgctctctgctccccgccctcctaagagccaccttcagcctttcctggataccaatagccttctgtttccatctttgctttcctacaatctctcatccacacagagtcagagggagcctgtaaaaacatacattgggggtggtgggtgttgctcagtggtagggcgcatgcttagcatgcttgagatcctgggttcaatcaccagcacattcattaaaataaataaattacttccccccaaaaaacacaaacacaaaagcataagttggactacatcacccctcccctcaaaactcactaaacgggtcaccatgtcattaggagccaaagtcgtcacaaaggcctcaggacccggcgtgctctgcctctctgcccacactctccccctcactctgggggcctctggctccggctcttccttcttcctccggatctattctgcttcaagttcattactccgtgagatctgccaggattgccttattctctcctgcctgcctcccaccccaccgccatcacccgagtttgctcatatcactcttttttaaaaatttatccaaactcttgctaccccaacatgctgcctgtttcctctgctaaaattctgagcccccagtgatggggagtcatgtctattttgttgactgataaagcccgagagccttgggaacggtctagttaggagattcccgtatgtagtaggagcttatacacatttgctgaatgaatgtagatgccctggtccaatccgatggagcacttctgtgacgtgctcaaagaataactctcctttccacctgagagggggtgacaacttccctgctgattaaaggcaagaactttttgctttatgctgttaaccttaggcggggagactgggggatcttcatatatatttttaaatttggttcactctgcagttggtctttggtctctgtataattttgagaaactctttataagtgatcattctttgatcagattgaacaggttccagggggaaggaccaagcctgtcccatcagccatcctatgtgtcttgtcctgggacccagtggatgctcagcatgtaagtgaaccgacaggagtgagtgaagagatgggagcatctcattattgtggcggatctctgtccaatgccttgagatttggggaagggtttacgagtgcagaagggagaggtcaggtcctctgtgcttttcctgagtgccctggccttacccattcccccagccccctctgggcagccaagccaaggagctgggccaccaggggttgtgctgatcaataatccaccttcaccccaattccgggggtaggtacacatggttgtagacactggagtcaggtccttggaggaattcctcaccgaactatgttttggaccttttatttttctctagaacctccagctgaagaagattgtcttagacacatgaaagttgaggacaccttctgtcccctcgcaacccaggtgggcctgggagtctgctttttctatagccgatgggctcgtgttgatttgggcatccctgtgcctgaattcctgcagtacactcggtggtaaggatgggggtgcctggcagggagggaagcgggttgggagactgtacagctgggctgatgttaacctggggtgagcgggagcttgctgatgcatggcatctcggggcagggaactctccacactcaagaggggttcccactcccgcagggtccctttgatcagggtgctgggctgtcaggggaccacaggggtcccagtgaggattagggtgccttcaggcaatgggaagtgtggggtccagtggcaattgaattaactgtgcacccaaacccagcccccacctctttcagcctgtttcctaatctgcaaaactggaatgttattaaacatctcgcggggtcattgatgggctgggacagactacacagtcaggagctggaattcttctgtcccctgattgtttgccttctttctgactatttgctctcacaagctcagtctctctgtctctcgctctttcacttctaagtttctctcatgctctggtttcatttgatttccaaccaccgcccctcccctccgccaaactccagatgagtgaacttgatttctatgtgtcagttccaaattcccaggaaagatgctctgtcaccctctggatcttctgtccaacccatgagttgtggccagatgagcgagtccctctgggaccagcagagggtctctgcccagcccccagccaccactgtgggagcacatagctctccgtggaggaagtactggctgtgaccttgtgtcactaagtgtgaatttatgtcttctcttgaaccaccttcatcctcctaaacaaagatgaaaattaaacactcccgggatttgtgtcatggaacactcagggtgggggctaatggggctggaatttctgctgtatttaaggggctacagtgaatccccaacgagagcctgcaaagggaacagcaccggccccacccggcacttagggcgctgagtctgcgtgacgttgagccaggcttctgaccacagctcaggggtctggtctgaccagttagcctttgaaaccaaccagctttggattcctcaatcccaccctgaggttttacctgaaccatcagcttctgtatctctgaagacagatgctgaggacccttcacgtaagccgttcgcacagccctgttcaggcctttgtgctgcacggtctgcccggcgagctgaccgaggttggtattttactgatgttagaagtagtctggtttcccgatgtactgtttcactgaacaagcaacagaagccacttctcgctgataaaagcagaaaagggacataatgaaaagatactgggagggtgtgtggagtggccaggaccggagccaacccaggagctgtaggaggtgttagggagccccaggcaccaggctgggaggggtgctaccgggccccctgccaccccagaagggacccccctccacccgaccctccacctcactcactgcaggttcatgtcccggcagggccaggtcacactgaagccaccagcacacacctcagttggggagctggccccgtctgagctgcgggcgtgcctggtgtggggagaggcccagttagaggaaggcagttcccctactgttccgagttaaggtgcaagtcagtgcccatcactcaggagagccaggctggacggacctcattgtggtgactaggctgtctgagttcacttattactttctacgtttgaaggccctggagggagaaaaagtgaaggttctagtacttattttgtgtttcccacgtaccaggtgtggtaaacaagccacttcagacaaggcccggagcaaccacgtaaataggccacggagcaagtcgtgcagtcaggcctctgtggtcccgaaacccgtgtccccatcggctccatagttaccagtggaaactagggggatttatgggactgtgtgctcctgtgagggctgggatatgtgtgtttaagtccacatcttcagaaactcggctagaaccacagccactgattgcacggtggcagaggaagggaggattccagcctctggtccagctcgtgtggagctcagaagttcttcctcctgtcctgaaaataacaccaaatctgagggagctgcaaacccactgctcttcttagatcccagaagactgagggggaaagctgcttccaacccagagaggttgcaaagggaacagcgggcaggcttggagagtcacagctcccaaggcagaacctgcttttgtaagaaccctgggggcaggcagatttaacaggtccctgaggccagcaggaggctcagtgtggggaaatcagagtgtgacaactccagggggccagtcagaggggccccatgctctttttcatgtattttacatccaggaccgtgtcctgttctcagaatgaaggtcagaggataactcctcatgcttcctgcctggagaggagaaaataactgtattgaaatacacccagaacattctgtttcattgggggaagttgttttttgtttgtttttttaatgagaaattattttaccagagcctaaccaacctgggagaagggaaatcccttctgtgtcacccaaattggggtggggggaaagagacacacttgtggaggtcacagctcagggcacaggctcaatgagaactaatcacaggactgcagatgccctgctctgtcccgctcccccaacaccttacctccatgtcagtagggcccgtgtgtaataacaggaataatactaacagaagtaaatgtctcaggagtgtctagggaaaacccaaagacagcggggagatgaaaacaaggacacacaggctgttttagcctctcacaccaatagctgtagcaaactacacacagcccagccccagtagataaacagacaacctcacagaagaaattatttattttggttctcttacccagtgcattccatggtgcatcctcgcctagaattgagtggaagcaagtccatctcagaagggacataactgaagagggatggcttcccagactctgaggggcagagagagcaccagcctgggttagagaaaggtgaggggtggggtagggtgtgggctgccttcttccccatataaggaaccttcctgaggccagcacagtaggagggagggccatggggtggaagcagccagacttcatcctgagaactgttgggatgcctcaaagggaccattcaggtgcccaaactgggccctgattgagggagccagtcggtctgactcagagcccaggactgaggtgggctcacagcaggccggtattacttggccggatccatttcacttctccgaagccctgtgtaaaacatgaagcgtggacggcctggtgagcacagctctgccctcaagaccggtttcaactcctctcttcccagagaacagcatctctgaacccgtcctgggtgacctcacagagatcaccctagtggcccaggctagtgaccgggaacatgtaccttcctgcaggcaaaccctgacgtccactgatgcatcatatactggcaaagagtgagtcactgtgcattggtctaacagcagagactctgccaaaggcccaagaggtggtgtgtgggacatgcaggggtgcaggagtgtaagcagtgcaaaagtgtaactggtgacaggggtgcaggggctgtggagggcgcaggcatttcaggggatgtgggggtggaggggtgcagaattgcagagagtagcaggggtgcagaggtgcagggagtgtagggatgcagggaggtgctcagggacctggccaggataagaaggcaagtgcacatccttgcagtcagcctgaccccggtaggctattgcaatgcttttgggctgcggcggcggcggtggcggttgggaggctgcccgggcaagccgatcgatttcttctcttccctgcagcctggcctggggtggggcttggccgccggagattcgccagatgttgcactccaggtaagcttgctcctggtaggtggggaggttaggtcagaaggcagtggcagcggcagaggggcggagcgggtctacccctggtgaacgggtggaatagctgccttgtcccggctgctgggcctgggagcggcctcttcttccccaggtcgccggacactcctgtcccactcagcttgctgagtgcggagtgggggcggggccgttaaggtgcgggacccacggggggagggaggctgccgcgggggagccgatcaattcgctccgctctccccagaggcggagccaggggcggcttctgctgccctagaggcgggacgcgggtctccagatgaacttgctcctgggaggcggcggcggaggcggcaggggcaggggatgtgttccagggagttgctccatttcttctctcccccacggcctggcttgggggcgacgtctgccgccggagatttgcctgaggtccgactccaggtgagcttgctcctgggagatgggtgcggtgcggtcagggggctggtaaggtggtggctgcaggcatagggaggctgccccggaggagactgtggattagctccatgtctgcaccgcgtggcctgaaggcggcctctgctgccccaggtcccgggacacccctgtcccactttgcctgctgggggcgggaggcagggtagtcagggtgcaggggtggcggtggtcgggggcctgcagcgggggagcggaccatttgctcccatcttccccgcgtcttgtcctgggggcggtcgctgttgccctgtgttatgagacgcgtgtatcctagtcggcctgaccccgggagttggacttggtactttgggggtggtggcagcagcggcaggttttcccatggaacttgtccatttgctcccacttccccccatggtttgccctgggggcggtccctgttgtcccaagttcgtcggacgtccatctccaggtcagcctgctccctagaggaggccactgtgaggtcatgggcaagagtggtggctgctgcgggggtaggggctgccttggggagctggtggattggctcccgtctccccgatggcctggtgtgggagtggcctctcctgccccaggtcaccagacgcacctgtcccactcagcctgctgggggaggggcgccctgggcggtgcctttaaggtgcgggggtggcgatggcgggggtagaagacctgcagcgcggagcctgtcaatttgctctcctcttccccgtgaccaatcctgggggcgtcctctgctgcccaagaagccggatgcccgtctccaggtcagcttgctcctgggagacgggcccgatgcggtcaaggggcagaggcagttgcgacggccggctgccccgcctaatggggccacttcttctcctctcccctgacctggcctggggacgtcctctctggcgcaagattcgcctgacaccccacacctggtctgattgctcctggaaggtgggcgcggtgagatcaggaggtggagaggacaggggctgcccctggagagctggaggataagctccaatctctctgcaggcctgacgtgggggcggcctctgctgcccctcgttcccaggtcacacttcttcgggtcatatttccccggggttgcggtagggtgcgggggcgtcggggtgttggcgggggtatggagcctgtcactcgggagctgggggtttagcgcccatcttttccgcagattggcctgtgggcagcctctgttgctccagatcgcaaagcaatttccctgacagcttagccaccagaggtgggcaggatgggctgagagggctgaggcagccgccaaggcagcgacggagggggctgtccctggccagctggtcaatttgttcccatctcaacctttgctgccccagtttcgcagaacgcccttctccagtttattcttctccagggaggtgggcgcagtgcatgcagcccgaggtctgggctctcccttgggaggggcagaactctcttgttctcctttgtctttattcttcagcgaagtggttactggacgcaattcttaattctgagaaagtgtagcctgtgttatggaagagctgctggacagtgaggtttctgggtggattttcacatcagctgatgccccaggcaggcaggaaagctattactcagagcttcttagtctggggttggggatggccccgccatccttgccatgctttttaaaaatgtgttactcccctctttttcctaggtgacattttaggttattgggtctcagattgctggcacactcatccctgttctcagacatcttttaaacttgggtgaagtgataagtaggggaagatgatttactgaaaggtaagaatacttaaattcgcattaaagctacattctgtcaatctttctaaaatgattttcctctgattctaaatccacgacctagtgaatgttgtactcctgtgtaaaatcattgatcttcacatcacatttgttgagtggtcaacgagatttgttaattagattattcctgaaaggaaaagttcaggcttttcagaattccttgtctgatgtcacccaggcagtcacagtagaagacagagctgatataaaaatccctcagctgcctgaactgcaaagcttctgggattactgatccctgaaatgcaggtgactcttgatgataatctgggggatggtttaaatgatcagattcttccagtcctataaatgggttctgtggccccagccccgggagaactggacataagggccatatcgtgtgtggtgggatgggaaggcaaggtgtaagagctggaatcactgagattccacactcgctaaacacagactccagagcctaattgttgtcaggttctgttctggatttgagagtgtgttcatacatgattcttgcccttctggagtcactgcctgggtggaagtaacctttacatagatctgtggaggatgacatttaagtagatgggctgttatggttctcaatgtgcccaggcttgctcttccaggcactcgtgggactaacgcgagtcatgttattcactcattcactgatttattacccttgaattgatcactcgtcccacagtaagtgaaacaaggtaacaggaagctgagttttgtcccctctcctatcactgattgtttttcagtcgggcgccctgcgtatgcattgtgaaacggtggtatttcgtgcccaatggggcagcactgtcagttctgagaatcaggggagacacatgggtaggacagcaccctgacacacatggcaccccccatcccgtgagacagaattgtcgatgctcaggtgacccgatgtagactgcggtgctaaacctgagcatgtttagttatcctggtggctatgaaaatacagactaccagtcgctacctctggagactctgagggtgtgcaccccaggattctgcattttaagaagcactttaacgaatcctgatgaagagatctgagtgtcccacggagaaacactggtgtgcgaggcaccaatattgaggattctcagggaacgatgtctttttaggatggtccatgggccctcactttagacttttgccttgagtttaattttatgtgttcagaagtgatgtctttcaattccagtgcatgtcagcatgctctgtgcagggatttactctcagtagatggcaaaaactatgattcttcaggtcaccgagctacactgtgaacgatattttattttggttttctttgtagcaatgcagagtctcccgagaagagatttagactcaacagctttgtgtcagactttggaagaccgctgctgcccaaggtgttctctggcagtgcaatgacgaatctaggtccctctttcactgctacatcaatgaagtggaccacttggacaaggccaaagctggtatccctaccatagccctttacagtgttattcggctccaggaagccatcagatgcagcaggtggccagaggaggagccgaacagactcatgaaatgtgacatccccaactttatcaacacggaccagaactctgcctttgtggaagatgatttcctgattttgtaactaccgattgttctagaaaataagccagttgcccagaactcacacaaagacttgaattgagaaacgtgctttctcaggtatctttctgaagatgtgaagtctgtctttgtatggaaggaagtcccctttcacaaaactgaatgtgtttgtgtctgagagagggaaatggagacagaaagacgaagaagcagaagagagccccctcagaagagatctagttaaggtgagtttttgtgcctttaaaaaacatttggggttttagggggaacaaagtatttacactgtcttattctcctcattggaaaccttggccccgtcgtcagagtcagcggccttgaacgggggttgcacgctgcgtttcatctggcactgccacttccacgctctgcctttagcacgttgctttgcctgtcagggttgccacccttttaactgtaaggtgaggagtctggagtagatgatccaccccagctctgctgttttgcaaatttctgatttcgtattcggatgagtctgggatacacccagagcagtataaaccaggccctacctcctgcctattgctggggcatccctcaggtctgtgccttctactcaaccctttactgagcccagcttttgtcaggagcccaagtgcctaccgggatggcaggggacttgtctttcgtggtcacggtggccaagaattctattggtgtgctgaaacaactcttctgagatcctccacccacccctgctcaaacctaatgacagcactacggttcctttcctaggaggaggatcaatccatggtgcattttatgacaatcctgtccccagggatgcacggaagtttatcagctgagtgaggggaggtgcctctgtgtccctgtatctctgtctgctgacagttcgctgccaccggctactgaacaagaaaagtgctattcaccatgttgtgtgttttccaaatgtgtaggtgatggt is a genomic window containing:
- the LOC140694810 gene encoding uncharacterized protein, encoding MKVEDTFCPLATQTDAEDPSRKPFAQPCSGLCAARSARRADRENSISEPVLGDLTEITLVAQASDREHVPSCRQTLTSTDASYTGKDLAWGGAWPPEIRQMLHSRGGARGGFCCPRGGTRVSR